Within Streptomyces roseirectus, the genomic segment AAGCCGCCCTCGCCGAACCCCTCATCGCGGACGCCCTCCGCCGCGAACACGCATCGAACCACCGAGGCCGCGCCTTCCACGCCTTCTGGCTCGCCCGTACCCAGCTCCAGCGCGGCAAACTCGACGAGGCATGCCACACGGCCATGGACGCCCTGGCCCCGGCAGCGGCCGTCAGCTCGCAACGAGTCGCCGGCCACCTCCGGGAGTTCTACGAACAGCTAGAACCCTTCCGCCGCGAACCGGCCGTGGTGGCATTCGAGTCCCGGCTCCGGGAAGTGCTGCCCCGCCAGATCAGCGGATCGCCTCGTCCATGAGCACGTAGAGCAGCCCGACCAAGGAGCCACTGCTGACGATCTCGCGACGGTCGATCATGCCCCGCACGTCGGCCAGCGGGATCCACTCGATCTGGTCCGACTCGTTCTTCTCGGTCGGCGGACCCTCGTACGTCGCTCCGTCGGCCCGGAAGACGTGGTGCTGGGAATCAGTGATGCCGTTCGCCGGCTCGGCGTAGATCAGCGGCTCGATCGGGCCAGGCCGCCAGCCGGTCTCCTCCAGCACCTCACGGGCAGCCGCGTCGGCCGGCGTCTCGCCCTCCTCGACCAGGCCCATGGGCAGCTCCCACGCCCAGGCGTCCGTGATGAAGCGGTGCCGCCACATCATCAGCACCTCGCGTCGCTCGTTTACCACGGCAGCCACGGCCAGGTGTCGGAGCTTGACGACGTGGTGCTCCCAGCGGTTCCCGTCCGGCGTCTCGACGTCGGTGAGCCACAGGTTCACCCAGCTGTTCTCGTAGATCGGACGTTCCCCGTGGATCTTCCACTGCATCGCTGCGGCCTCTCTCGATCGGCTTCCAGCATCGCAGACATGGCCGAACCGCCAAGTCAATCCAGGTTGCTTGTTGGTCAGAGTGAGCAACGCTTCCGGCATCGAGGGGGCGAGGTCCCCCAACCAGGCTGTTGAAGCTGCACCAGTTCTGGCGTCTACAGGGCCATCGGGCGCCAGCCTGACTACTGTTAGCTACCTCGATGTGCTGGAAGGGTAGGCCGTGGAACAGTTGGCAAGAGCTAAAGAGTCCAAGCGTCGACTGGTTGACGTGCAGGTCGAGCAACTTCTAGGTCGATTTGACCACAGGGTTGAGTTCCCGGCGGAACAAGATTTTGTCATCCTTCATGGGCCGAACGGAATTGGCAAGACAAAACTTCTCGAGCTGATCAATGCGACATTCTCGGGAGATATGCAGAAGGTGGCTGAAATTCCATTCCGAGCCGCCTACTTCAAGTTTGATGATGAGAATCAGATCGTTATCGAGCGACCCGGACAGGAAGCCCTTCCTGGTCTTGGCGAGGATGAGTCTTCTGGAATTTCGTTCAATATGCTCCTGAAGCAGCCAGGGGGGCGGGTAATCCCTTGGAGTCCTCCAGAGGCTATTTCTCCCAAGGACTTCCCTAGCTCCTTTCTACGCGCAATGGAGCGCGAACTCCCATTGCGTCGCGTTGGGGCTTCCTCATGGCGCGACATGGCTGAACGTGACGTCCTGTCTACAGCGCAGGCGTATCTACGTTACCGCGACTATTTG encodes:
- a CDS encoding NUDIX hydrolase produces the protein MQWKIHGERPIYENSWVNLWLTDVETPDGNRWEHHVVKLRHLAVAAVVNERREVLMMWRHRFITDAWAWELPMGLVEEGETPADAAAREVLEETGWRPGPIEPLIYAEPANGITDSQHHVFRADGATYEGPPTEKNESDQIEWIPLADVRGMIDRREIVSSGSLVGLLYVLMDEAIR